In Rhodobacter sp. 24-YEA-8, the following are encoded in one genomic region:
- a CDS encoding NADH-quinone oxidoreductase subunit M yields MAQQLLNIILFLPLVAALIMALFLRGDDEAARGNAKYLALFATIATFLASLFLLAEFDPSNTDFQFVTERDWILGLKWRLGVDGISILFVMLTTFLMPLVIWSAWDVTKRVKEYMIAFLILETLMIGVFCALDLVMFYLFFEAGLIPMFLIIGVWGGVNRIYAAFKFFLYTFLGSVLMLVAMIFMYMDAGTTCIGACGDGQVSLLTHVFSFESFDLLGIHVVGGVQTMLFLAFFASFAVKMPMWPVHTWLPDAHVQAPTAGSVILAAVMLKMGGYGFLRFSLPMFPVASDLLAPLVYWMSAIAVVYTSLVALVQSDMKKLIAYSSVAHMGYVTMGIFAMNQQGVDGAIFQMISHGFISGALFLCVGVIYDRMHTREIDAYGGLVNRMPAYAMVFMFFTMANVGLPGTSGFVGEFLTIMGIYQVNTWIAFFAASGVIFSASYALWLYRRVVFGTLTKDSLKLITDMTAREKLIFAPLVAMTLFLGIYPSAVTDIIGPSVTHLIENYRAALPVLAEQAAMH; encoded by the coding sequence ATGGCACAACAACTTCTCAATATCATCCTCTTCCTGCCGCTGGTGGCGGCGCTGATCATGGCGCTTTTCCTGCGCGGCGATGACGAGGCCGCACGCGGCAACGCCAAATATCTGGCGCTGTTCGCGACCATCGCGACCTTCCTTGCCAGCCTCTTCCTGCTGGCCGAGTTCGATCCGTCGAACACGGATTTCCAGTTCGTCACAGAACGTGACTGGATCCTCGGTCTGAAATGGCGGCTTGGCGTTGACGGGATCTCGATCCTCTTCGTCATGCTGACGACCTTCCTCATGCCGCTGGTGATCTGGTCGGCCTGGGATGTGACGAAGCGCGTCAAAGAATATATGATCGCGTTTCTGATCCTTGAAACGCTGATGATCGGCGTGTTCTGCGCGCTGGATCTGGTGATGTTCTACCTCTTCTTCGAGGCAGGGCTGATCCCGATGTTCCTGATCATCGGGGTCTGGGGCGGTGTGAACCGCATCTATGCCGCGTTCAAATTCTTCCTCTACACCTTCCTCGGCTCTGTGCTGATGCTGGTGGCGATGATCTTCATGTATATGGATGCGGGCACCACCTGTATCGGCGCCTGTGGCGACGGCCAGGTCTCGCTCCTGACGCATGTGTTCAGCTTCGAGAGCTTTGATCTCCTGGGGATCCATGTGGTCGGCGGCGTGCAGACCATGCTGTTCCTTGCCTTCTTTGCCTCGTTTGCGGTCAAGATGCCGATGTGGCCGGTTCATACCTGGCTGCCCGATGCGCACGTTCAGGCACCGACAGCGGGGTCTGTGATCCTGGCGGCGGTGATGCTGAAGATGGGTGGTTACGGCTTCCTGCGGTTCTCGCTGCCGATGTTCCCGGTGGCCTCGGATCTGCTGGCGCCGCTGGTCTACTGGATGTCGGCGATTGCTGTGGTTTACACCTCGCTGGTCGCGCTGGTGCAGTCGGATATGAAAAAGCTGATCGCCTATTCCTCGGTCGCCCATATGGGGTACGTGACCATGGGGATCTTCGCGATGAACCAGCAGGGCGTCGATGGCGCGATCTTCCAGATGATCAGCCACGGCTTCATCTCGGGCGCGCTCTTCCTCTGTGTCGGCGTGATCTATGACCGGATGCATACCCGCGAGATCGACGCTTACGGCGGTCTTGTGAACCGGATGCCGGCCTATGCGATGGTCTTCATGTTCTTCACCATGGCCAATGTCGGCCTTCCCGGCACCTCTGGTTTCGTGGGCGAGTTCCTGACGATCATGGGCATCTATCAGGTCAACACCTGGATCGCCTTCTTCGCGGCTTCGGGCGTCATCTTCTCGGCCTCTTACGCGCTCTGGCTGTACCGCCGGGTGGTCTTTGGCACGCTTACGAAAGACAGCCTCAAGCTGATCACCGACATGACCGCGCGTGAGAAACTGATCTTCGCGCCCCTGGTGGCGATGACCCTGTTCCTCGGCATCTATCCGAGCGCGGTCACCGATATCATCGGCCCGTCCGTGACCCATCTGATCGAGAACTACCGTGCCGCTCTGCCCGTTCTGGCTGAGCAGGCGGCAATGCACTGA
- the nuoN gene encoding NADH-quinone oxidoreductase subunit NuoN, with protein sequence MTAVDFNTVLPEVILALYAMAALMFGVYTGKDKVAVPLVWATAGLFVALALWIGLGGEGSRTAFHGMFNDDPFARFAKVVILVSSAAVLVMSQDYMQRYNMLRFEYPVIVTLAVTGMMMMVSAGDLMALYMGLELQSLALYVTAAMRRDSAKSSEAGLKYFVLGSLSSGMLLFGASLVYGFTGTTQFDGIFVALQADVSLGLLFGLVFMLAGLAFKISAAPFHMWTPDVYEGSPTPVTAFFATAPKVAAMALIARLAWDAFGSIPAQWGQVLAAMSVLSMYLGAIAAIGQKDIKRLMAYSSIAHMGYALIGLAAATTGTADQAVQGVQAMLIYMVIYVTMGVGSFAFILGMERNGRPVTDIASLKMLSKSEPLKALALLMLFFSLAGVPPFIGFYAKFAVLKAAVDAGMVWLAVAGGIASVIGAFYYLRVVYFIYFGDTEDPAESRMSAVQWVLMMAVAAILVLGAINLFGIEEPALTAAKALVL encoded by the coding sequence ATGACCGCAGTTGATTTCAACACCGTTCTGCCCGAGGTGATCCTCGCGCTTTACGCGATGGCCGCGCTCATGTTCGGTGTGTACACCGGCAAGGACAAAGTGGCGGTGCCGCTGGTCTGGGCCACGGCGGGGCTTTTCGTGGCGCTTGCGCTGTGGATCGGCCTGGGTGGCGAGGGCAGCCGGACGGCTTTCCACGGCATGTTCAACGACGACCCCTTTGCGCGTTTCGCCAAGGTGGTGATCCTGGTCTCTTCGGCGGCGGTGCTGGTGATGAGCCAGGACTATATGCAGCGCTACAATATGCTGCGCTTTGAATATCCGGTGATCGTGACGCTGGCTGTGACCGGCATGATGATGATGGTCTCGGCCGGTGATCTGATGGCGCTCTATATGGGGCTGGAGCTGCAGTCGCTGGCGCTTTACGTGACCGCCGCAATGCGTCGCGATTCCGCGAAATCTTCGGAAGCCGGGCTGAAATACTTCGTCCTCGGCTCGCTGTCTTCCGGGATGCTGCTTTTCGGCGCCTCGCTGGTTTACGGCTTTACCGGCACGACGCAATTCGACGGCATCTTCGTAGCACTGCAGGCCGATGTCTCGCTGGGGCTGCTGTTTGGCCTTGTGTTCATGCTGGCGGGCCTTGCCTTCAAGATCTCGGCCGCGCCCTTCCATATGTGGACGCCCGACGTCTATGAGGGCTCGCCCACCCCGGTGACCGCCTTCTTCGCCACCGCGCCGAAAGTCGCCGCGATGGCGCTGATCGCACGCCTCGCATGGGATGCCTTTGGCTCTATCCCGGCGCAATGGGGCCAGGTGCTGGCGGCGATGTCGGTTCTGTCGATGTATCTCGGCGCGATTGCCGCCATCGGCCAGAAAGACATCAAACGCCTGATGGCCTATTCCTCGATTGCCCATATGGGCTATGCGCTGATCGGTCTTGCCGCCGCGACCACTGGCACTGCCGACCAGGCAGTGCAGGGCGTCCAGGCTATGCTGATCTATATGGTGATCTATGTCACCATGGGGGTCGGCTCCTTCGCCTTCATCCTCGGGATGGAGCGCAATGGCCGCCCGGTCACCGATATTGCCAGCCTTAAGATGCTGTCGAAATCGGAACCCCTGAAGGCATTGGCGCTTCTGATGCTGTTCTTCAGCCTTGCAGGTGTGCCGCCCTTTATCGGCTTCTACGCTAAATTCGCGGTGCTGAAGGCAGCGGTGGATGCGGGCATGGTCTGGCTCGCGGTGGCGGGCGGGATCGCCTCGGTCATCGGCGCCTTCTACTATCTGCGCGTCGTCTATTTCATCTATTTCGGCGATACCGAAGATCCGGCCGAAAGCCGTATGTCGGCGGTGCAATGGGTGCTGATGATGGCGGTTGCCGCGATCCTGGTGCTGGGGGCGATCAACCTCTTCGGCATCGAGGAGCCGGCTTTGACGGCGGCCAAAGCGCTTGTGCTCTGA
- a CDS encoding ribonuclease J: protein MKSERLIYLPLGGAGEIGMNAYVYGYGAPGKERLILVDMGVTFPDMDGAPGVEVIMPDITWLEERASRLEAIFITHAHEDHIGALGHLWPKLKAKVYARKFTAAIGKLKMDEQGHPADAIVTVGARPDVVEAGPFRVQFVPLSHSIPESAALIIDSPAGRVVHSGDFKLDRSPVVGEAWDDALWQSVADEAPVRALMCDSTNVFSTHPGRSEATLAEPLAELIKASEGMFVATTFGSNVARLKTLAEAAVAADRTICVMGRSMKRMLSVAESTGVLTSFPRVVSTEDALEVPRRNLMLLVTGSQGERRAAAAALSRGKYLGHELKKGDTFLFSSRTIPGNEKGVYKIWNEFSEKGVRVVDDAGGLYHVSGHANRPDLEHVHRLLLPDMLIPMHGEHRHLTEHARIGAEGGIATQVAVNGMMVDLTGEHPKVVEYVETGRLYLDGTVLIGALDGVIRNRIRMALNGHVLATVILDEAGEPLGEPWVEIMGLTPTGKGGRDLAETMEAELDEWMGRAGRKVLKNDDKVEDDMRRIIRQVAVEEIGKKPEVTVVVSRLLPE, encoded by the coding sequence ATGAAGAGTGAACGGCTGATCTACCTTCCGCTGGGTGGTGCCGGCGAAATCGGGATGAATGCCTATGTCTATGGCTATGGCGCCCCCGGGAAGGAGAGGCTGATCCTCGTGGATATGGGGGTGACTTTCCCCGATATGGACGGGGCTCCGGGGGTCGAGGTGATCATGCCCGACATCACCTGGCTGGAAGAACGCGCAAGCAGACTTGAGGCGATATTCATCACCCACGCCCATGAGGACCATATCGGCGCGCTTGGCCATCTCTGGCCGAAGCTGAAGGCAAAGGTCTATGCGCGCAAATTCACCGCCGCCATCGGCAAGCTGAAGATGGATGAACAGGGACATCCGGCCGATGCGATCGTGACCGTGGGCGCACGGCCTGATGTGGTCGAGGCGGGGCCCTTCCGCGTGCAATTCGTGCCGCTTTCGCATTCGATCCCGGAATCGGCGGCTTTGATCATCGACAGCCCGGCAGGGCGCGTGGTGCATTCGGGGGATTTCAAGCTCGACCGGTCGCCGGTTGTGGGCGAAGCCTGGGATGATGCGCTCTGGCAATCGGTGGCCGACGAGGCGCCGGTCAGGGCGCTGATGTGCGACAGTACCAATGTGTTCTCGACCCATCCGGGGCGGTCCGAGGCGACTTTGGCCGAGCCTTTGGCCGAGCTGATCAAGGCTTCGGAGGGGATGTTCGTTGCGACCACTTTCGGCTCGAACGTGGCGCGGCTGAAGACGCTCGCCGAGGCGGCTGTGGCGGCGGATCGGACGATCTGCGTCATGGGCCGGTCGATGAAGCGGATGCTTTCGGTCGCCGAGTCCACCGGGGTGCTGACTTCCTTCCCGCGGGTGGTTTCGACCGAAGACGCGCTGGAAGTGCCGCGGCGAAACCTCATGCTGCTGGTCACCGGCAGCCAGGGCGAGCGGCGGGCGGCGGCGGCGGCTTTGTCGCGCGGCAAGTATCTCGGTCATGAGCTGAAGAAGGGCGATACGTTCCTGTTTTCCTCGCGCACGATCCCGGGGAACGAAAAGGGCGTCTACAAGATCTGGAACGAGTTTTCCGAAAAGGGCGTGCGGGTCGTCGATGATGCCGGCGGGCTGTACCATGTTTCGGGCCATGCGAACCGTCCGGATCTGGAACATGTGCACCGGCTGTTGCTGCCGGATATGCTGATCCCGATGCATGGTGAACACCGGCATCTGACCGAACATGCAAGGATCGGGGCCGAAGGCGGTATCGCGACCCAGGTGGCTGTGAACGGGATGATGGTCGATCTGACCGGTGAGCATCCGAAGGTTGTCGAATATGTCGAGACCGGGCGGCTTTATCTGGACGGGACCGTGCTGATCGGGGCGCTGGACGGGGTGATCCGCAACCGGATCCGCATGGCGCTGAACGGGCATGTGCTGGCGACGGTCATTCTTGACGAGGCAGGCGAGCCGCTGGGCGAGCCCTGGGTCGAGATCATGGGGCTGACGCCGACCGGCAAGGGCGGGCGCGATCTTGCCGAGACGATGGAGGCCGAGCTTGATGAATGGATGGGCCGCGCCGGGCGCAAGGTTCTGAAAAACGATGATAAGGTAGAGGATGACATGCGCCGCATCATCCGCCAGGTCGCGGTGGAAGAAATCGGCAAGAAGCCGGAAGTGACCGTGGTGGTTTCGCGTCTTTTGCCTGAATGA
- a CDS encoding DEAD/DEAH box helicase, giving the protein MTKFSDLALDPRVLQAVSEAGYETPTPIQAEAIPEALKGRDVLGIAQTGTGKTASFTLPMITLLGQGRARARMPRSLVLAPTRELAAQVAENFDIYAKHTKLTKALLIGGVAFGEQDKLIDRGVDVLIATPGRLLDHFERGKLLLTGVQIMVVDEADRMLDMGFIPDIERIFQLTPFTRQTMFYSATMAPEIERITNTFLTAPARIEVARQATTNTNIDQKVVYFTPSRKDRSFTEKRAVLRALIAAEGAACTNGIVFCNRKMDVDVVAKSLKSHGFNAAPIHGDLDQSQRTKTLDAFRDGSLHILVASDVAARGLDIPAVSHVFNFDVPGHPEDYVHRIGRTGRAGRHGRAFTLATPSDAKQLAAVESLVKQEIPRAELPEGLDLENAGSSRTRSEPRGDRSERGERSERGERSRGGKGRERSRGGRERAQDEDRAAAAPQAEPVAPKAQPERSEAPQKEASARASSGREGGSRSSSYSEPRRDPVAREAGSRDAGGRRNDRRDRRDDGPAVIGMGDHVPDFLLRSFRISTPSPAEDSAAEDHIAPDHGPEEDAAPLAAAPAAARDPESIPVSAEAPAVAPEASDEPGESEERAQPA; this is encoded by the coding sequence ATGACCAAATTTTCCGACCTCGCCCTTGATCCCCGGGTTCTCCAGGCCGTTTCCGAAGCAGGGTATGAGACGCCCACGCCGATCCAGGCTGAAGCCATTCCCGAAGCTCTGAAGGGCCGCGATGTACTTGGGATCGCCCAGACCGGCACCGGCAAAACCGCCAGCTTCACGCTGCCAATGATCACGCTGCTCGGCCAGGGCCGGGCGCGCGCGCGGATGCCGCGAAGCCTCGTGCTGGCGCCGACGCGCGAACTCGCGGCCCAGGTGGCCGAGAATTTCGACATCTATGCCAAACATACCAAACTGACCAAGGCGCTGCTGATCGGCGGCGTGGCTTTTGGCGAACAGGACAAGCTGATCGATCGCGGTGTCGACGTGCTGATCGCAACGCCGGGCCGGCTGCTCGACCATTTTGAACGCGGCAAGCTCTTGCTGACCGGCGTGCAGATCATGGTGGTCGATGAGGCCGACCGGATGCTCGACATGGGCTTCATCCCCGATATCGAGCGCATCTTCCAGCTGACGCCCTTCACCCGCCAGACGATGTTCTACTCGGCCACCATGGCGCCCGAGATTGAACGGATCACCAATACATTCCTGACCGCCCCCGCGCGGATCGAGGTTGCGCGCCAAGCCACCACCAATACGAATATCGACCAGAAGGTCGTGTATTTCACGCCGTCACGCAAAGACCGGTCCTTCACCGAAAAGCGTGCCGTGCTGCGCGCGCTGATCGCGGCCGAAGGCGCCGCCTGCACCAATGGCATCGTGTTCTGCAACCGCAAGATGGATGTGGATGTTGTCGCCAAATCGCTGAAATCGCACGGTTTCAACGCAGCCCCCATCCATGGCGATCTTGACCAGTCGCAGCGGACGAAGACGCTCGACGCCTTCCGCGACGGTTCGCTGCATATCCTTGTGGCCTCTGATGTGGCGGCGCGTGGGCTGGACATTCCGGCGGTCAGCCATGTGTTCAACTTCGACGTGCCCGGCCATCCCGAGGATTACGTGCACCGCATCGGCCGCACCGGCCGCGCCGGCCGCCATGGCCGCGCCTTCACCCTGGCCACGCCGTCCGACGCCAAACAGCTGGCGGCTGTGGAAAGCCTCGTGAAACAGGAAATCCCGCGCGCAGAGCTGCCCGAAGGGCTCGATCTTGAAAACGCCGGTTCGTCGCGCACGCGCAGCGAACCGCGTGGCGATCGGTCCGAACGTGGGGAACGCTCAGAGCGTGGCGAGCGTTCGCGCGGTGGCAAGGGCCGCGAACGTTCCCGCGGCGGGCGCGAGCGCGCTCAGGACGAAGACCGTGCCGCCGCTGCCCCCCAGGCCGAACCCGTCGCGCCGAAGGCGCAGCCCGAGCGCAGCGAGGCCCCCCAGAAAGAGGCCAGCGCCAGGGCCAGCTCAGGGCGTGAGGGTGGCTCGCGCAGCTCCTCCTACAGCGAACCCCGCCGCGATCCGGTCGCCCGTGAAGCTGGCAGCCGTGATGCAGGTGGCCGCCGCAACGACCGCCGCGACCGCCGTGACGATGGCCCCGCCGTGATCGGCATGGGCGACCATGTCCCCGACTTTCTGCTGCGCAGCTTCCGGATCAGCACGCCCTCCCCCGCCGAGGACAGCGCAGCCGAGGATCATATCGCCCCGGACCACGGCCCGGAAGAGGACGCTGCACCCCTGGCTGCGGCTCCGGCCGCTGCCCGTGACCCGGAAAGCATCCCTGTTTCCGCAGAGGCACCCGCTGTGGCTCCGGAGGCCTCAGATGAGCCTGGCGAAAGCGAAGAGCGGGCTCAGCCTGCCTGA
- a CDS encoding biotin--[acetyl-CoA-carboxylase] ligase translates to MCSDPVTRVELASVDSTNLEAFRRAPDLRGPLWILAGEQTAGKGRRARPWTSPPGNFYGSLAQRLDEPPARLGLRSFIAALALYDAFVAVVGNGTGFALKWPNDVLLNGGKLTGILLEASGQMLVIGMGVNLLHAPPASAVEPGAVAPVSLLGETGVRVTPARFLDALAPAMAHWEAIFRAEGFAPIRTAWLSRAARIGEKIIARTGSETREGIFETIDQDGNLVLCMASGTVAIPAADVFF, encoded by the coding sequence TTGTGCTCTGATCCCGTCACCCGGGTGGAGCTGGCTTCGGTCGACTCCACCAATCTCGAGGCCTTCCGCAGGGCCCCCGATCTTCGGGGGCCTCTGTGGATTCTGGCAGGCGAGCAGACGGCGGGGAAGGGCAGGCGTGCGCGGCCCTGGACCAGCCCGCCGGGCAATTTCTATGGCAGCCTTGCGCAACGCCTGGACGAACCCCCGGCGCGGCTGGGGCTGCGCAGTTTCATCGCGGCGCTGGCGCTTTATGACGCCTTTGTCGCGGTTGTGGGGAATGGCACGGGTTTCGCGCTGAAATGGCCCAATGACGTGCTCCTGAATGGCGGCAAGCTGACGGGGATCCTGCTTGAGGCCTCTGGTCAGATGCTGGTCATCGGGATGGGTGTGAACCTCCTCCATGCGCCGCCGGCATCGGCGGTGGAGCCGGGCGCGGTGGCACCGGTCTCACTGCTTGGGGAAACCGGGGTGCGGGTGACGCCCGCGCGGTTCCTCGATGCGCTGGCACCCGCTATGGCGCATTGGGAAGCCATTTTCCGCGCCGAGGGGTTTGCGCCTATCCGCACCGCCTGGCTGTCGCGCGCCGCGCGGATTGGTGAGAAGATCATCGCCCGCACCGGATCCGAGACCCGCGAGGGCATATTCGAGACCATCGACCAGGACGGCAATCTGGTCTTGTGCATGGCCTCTGGCACCGTTGCCATTCCGGCAGCGGATGTGTTTTTCTGA
- a CDS encoding peptide chain release factor 3: MLDNAPTLPPEISRRRTFAIIAHPDAGKTTLTEKFLLFGGAIQMAGQVRAKGEARRTRSDFLKMEQDRGISVSASAMSFEYREFRFNLVDTPGHSDFSEDTYRTLTAVDAAIMVIDGAKGVESQTRKLFEVCRLRDLPILTFCNKMDREARDTFEIIDEIQENLAIDVAPASWPIGSGRDFLGAYDLLNDRLELMDRADRNKVAESVKLDGLDDPRLADHIPADQLAQLREEIAMARELLPAFDREAFLHGAMTPIWFGSAINSFGVKELMEGIGNFGPEPQPQKSAERAVGAEEPKVTGFVFKVQANMDPKHRDRVAFVRLASGHFERGMKLTHVRSKKLMAVTNPVLFLAADRELADEAWAGDIIGIPNHGQLRIGDALTEGETLRFTGIPSFAPELLQNIRATDPMKAKHLEKALMQFAEEGAAKVFKPAIGSGFIVGVVGALQFDVLASRIGLEYQIPVRFEPSQFTSARWISGDKAEIEKMVNLNKQHIATDNDGDLVFLTRLQWDIDRVVRDYPALRLTATKEMMA; the protein is encoded by the coding sequence ATGCTGGACAACGCCCCCACCCTTCCGCCCGAGATTTCCCGCCGCCGGACCTTCGCGATCATCGCGCATCCGGATGCGGGCAAAACCACACTGACCGAAAAGTTCCTCCTGTTCGGGGGGGCGATCCAGATGGCGGGCCAGGTGCGCGCCAAGGGCGAAGCCCGCCGCACGCGCTCGGACTTTCTCAAGATGGAACAGGACCGGGGCATCTCGGTCTCGGCCTCGGCAATGTCTTTTGAATATCGCGAGTTCCGGTTCAACCTGGTCGACACGCCCGGCCACTCGGACTTTTCCGAAGACACCTATCGCACGCTGACCGCCGTCGATGCCGCGATCATGGTGATCGACGGGGCGAAAGGCGTGGAAAGCCAGACGCGGAAACTGTTCGAGGTCTGCCGGCTGCGCGATCTGCCGATCCTGACCTTCTGTAACAAGATGGACCGCGAGGCGCGCGACACATTCGAGATCATCGACGAGATCCAGGAGAATCTTGCGATCGACGTGGCGCCGGCCTCCTGGCCGATCGGCTCGGGGCGCGATTTCCTCGGCGCTTATGACCTGCTGAATGACCGCCTTGAGCTGATGGACCGCGCCGACCGCAACAAGGTGGCGGAATCGGTCAAGCTCGACGGGCTGGATGACCCGCGCCTTGCCGACCATATCCCCGCAGACCAGCTGGCGCAGCTGCGCGAGGAAATCGCCATGGCGCGGGAATTGCTGCCCGCCTTTGACCGCGAGGCGTTTTTGCATGGCGCGATGACTCCGATCTGGTTCGGCTCGGCGATCAACTCTTTCGGCGTGAAAGAGCTGATGGAAGGGATCGGCAATTTCGGCCCCGAACCGCAGCCGCAGAAATCCGCTGAACGCGCCGTCGGCGCAGAAGAGCCGAAAGTCACCGGCTTTGTCTTCAAGGTCCAGGCCAATATGGACCCCAAGCACCGCGACCGCGTGGCCTTTGTCCGCCTCGCCTCGGGCCATTTCGAACGTGGCATGAAGCTGACGCATGTGCGCTCGAAAAAGCTGATGGCGGTGACCAATCCGGTGCTGTTCCTTGCCGCCGACCGCGAACTGGCCGATGAGGCCTGGGCCGGCGACATTATCGGCATCCCGAATCATGGCCAGCTGAGGATCGGCGACGCGCTGACCGAGGGCGAGACGCTGCGTTTCACCGGCATCCCGTCTTTCGCGCCCGAGCTCTTGCAGAACATCCGCGCGACCGACCCGATGAAGGCCAAGCACCTGGAAAAGGCGCTGATGCAATTCGCCGAGGAAGGTGCCGCAAAGGTCTTCAAGCCCGCCATCGGATCCGGCTTTATCGTGGGCGTCGTGGGCGCGCTGCAATTCGACGTGCTCGCCTCGCGGATCGGGCTGGAATATCAGATCCCGGTGCGGTTCGAACCCTCGCAATTCACCTCGGCGCGCTGGATTTCGGGCGACAAGGCCGAGATCGAAAAGATGGTGAACCTGAACAAGCAGCATATCGCCACCGATAATGACGGCGACCTCGTGTTCCTGACCCGCCTGCAATGGGACATTGACCGGGTGGTGCGCGACTATCCGGCGCTGCGGCTGACGGCAACGAAAGAAATGATGGCCTGA
- a CDS encoding type III pantothenate kinase — MLLAIDCGNTNTVFAIWDGARFIATWRIATDHKRTADEYFVWLSSLMLLNRLEIEIAEVIISSTVPRVVFNLRVLSNRYFDCRPLVVGKPECLLPHQPRVDQGTTVGPDRLVNTAGAFDRHGGNLIVVDFGTATTFDVVDTDGAYIGGVIAPGVNLSLEALHMAAAALPHVDVTRPAQAIGTNTVACMQSGVYWGYIGLVEGIVRAIREERDRPMKVIGTGGLASLFAQDTEIFESIEDDLTMHGLVLIHEYNKENA; from the coding sequence ATGCTTCTCGCCATCGATTGCGGCAATACCAATACCGTCTTTGCGATCTGGGACGGGGCCAGGTTCATTGCCACCTGGCGCATTGCGACCGATCACAAGCGCACGGCGGATGAGTATTTCGTCTGGCTGTCCTCGCTGATGCTGCTGAACCGGCTTGAGATTGAAATCGCTGAGGTGATCATCTCGTCTACCGTGCCCAGGGTCGTGTTCAATCTGCGCGTGCTGTCAAACCGCTATTTCGACTGTCGCCCGCTGGTGGTGGGCAAGCCCGAATGCCTGTTGCCGCATCAGCCGCGCGTCGATCAGGGCACGACCGTCGGCCCTGACCGGCTGGTGAACACCGCTGGCGCCTTTGACCGGCACGGCGGCAATCTGATCGTGGTCGATTTCGGGACCGCGACCACCTTTGACGTCGTCGATACCGATGGCGCCTATATCGGCGGTGTGATCGCCCCGGGGGTGAATCTGAGCCTGGAGGCGCTGCATATGGCGGCGGCCGCGCTGCCCCATGTCGACGTGACGCGGCCCGCGCAGGCGATTGGCACGAATACTGTGGCCTGTATGCAGTCAGGGGTGTATTGGGGCTATATCGGCCTTGTCGAAGGCATCGTGCGCGCCATCCGCGAGGAACGCGACCGCCCGATGAAGGTGATCGGCACCGGCGGCCTCGCGTCGCTCTTCGCCCAGGACACTGAAATTTTCGAGTCGATTGAGGATGATCTGACCATGCATGGCCTCGTCCTGATCCATGAGTACAACAAGGAAAACGCATGA
- a CDS encoding zf-TFIIB domain-containing protein produces MKCPVDNETLLMTERQGVEIDYCPKCRGIWLDRGELDKLIEVAASKAMPAVTQAEPQRASPPPPPPVSEAARSHHAQDRSVSHGGRAPERGGFDQSVRHTSVPDPRDQDMSGNRSRKRYDDDDDDYDDRGRGRRKRGMGSILGDIFDF; encoded by the coding sequence ATGAAATGTCCGGTCGACAACGAGACGCTGCTTATGACAGAGCGCCAGGGGGTCGAGATCGACTACTGCCCGAAATGCCGGGGCATATGGCTCGACAGGGGGGAGCTGGATAAGCTGATCGAGGTTGCCGCCAGCAAGGCGATGCCGGCTGTGACCCAGGCCGAGCCGCAGCGCGCAAGCCCGCCGCCGCCGCCTCCGGTCAGCGAAGCGGCCAGGTCGCACCACGCGCAGGACCGCTCTGTCTCGCACGGGGGCCGTGCGCCAGAGCGCGGGGGCTTTGACCAGAGCGTGCGACACACGTCCGTGCCGGACCCGAGGGATCAGGACATGTCCGGCAACCGCAGCCGCAAACGCTATGATGACGATGACGATGATTATGATGACCGTGGCCGGGGGCGCCGCAAACGCGGAATGGGCAGTATCCTCGGCGATATATTTGATTTTTGA